In Candidatus Methylacidiphilales bacterium, the DNA window CGGCCCACCAGCGCTGTTTGTCCGCCAGGACAAACCAATGGGTCCGTCCCTGTGTGTCCGGGATCATCAGGACCTCGCCCGGAACCGCATCCTCGGGCACGGTGCACTGCTGGGGCAGAACCGGGGGGAGTTGCTTGTTCAGCGGAAGGATGCGGAGAGTGGGGGTGCGGAATTTCATGCCCTGGGTCAGGCTAACCAATCCTGACGAAAGTGCGATGTAAAAATCAACGGCCAGGCGGTCCGGGTTGTTTCAAGCCGCGCACTTTGTCCAGCAGCCGCTGCTGCTCCCGCCTCATGCGGGCAAAATCGCGCTCCTGTTGGTCGTCCAGTCCGCACAGGTGAAGCAACCCGTGGAGGATGTAGGTCAGGACCTCGTCGTGCAGTTCCAGTCCCTCCGCCCGCCGCTGGCGTTCCGCCACCGCCGGGCAAACCAGAATTTCCCCATGCTCGAAAGTGATGACGTCGGTGGGGGTGGGATCGCCGAGGAATTCCCCGTGTACGCGGGCCATGGCCGCCGGCGAGAGGAAGACGACGGCGATGTGGTCCAGTCCGCTGGGCAGGCGGCGGGCCAGGAGCACGGCCGCAGCCTCACTCTGCCGCAGCAGCCGGGAGAGATGCAGTCGGGGGCTTTTCCGCCGGTCGTGCATCGTAATCCGGACCTTCGCGGGCCTTGCGGTCCCTGGGGTATTCGATCCGCGCATGGAGCATGTTCTTGAGGGTTTCAATGAAGGCTTCGGTCACGATGGCCAGTTCGTTGAAGGTGAGGTTGCTGGCGGCCAACTGGCCTTCCTCGACCCGGGCCTTGACGATGTCGTTGACCAGGCTTTCCAGGCGCTGGGTGGTGGGGTTCTTCAGGGAGCGGGAGGCGCTTTCAAGGGCATCGGCCAGGGAAAGAATGGCGGATTCACGGCACTGCGGCACCGGGCCGGGGTAGCGGAAGGAGGCCTCGGTGACTTCCGGGACGTCTTCCTCGCGCAGCTTGAGGATCTTGCCGCCCTCGAGGGCGTCCTGCTTCTGCTGGAGGGCGCGCTTGTAGAAGTAATAAACGATGGAGGTGCCGTGGTGCTCCTGGATGACGTCGATGACCGGCTGGCGCAGGCGGTATTTGCGGGCCAGGTTCACGCCCTCTTTGACATGGGAAATGATGATGAGCGCACTCATCGATGGGTTGAGCAACTTGTGGGGGTCGCCTTCGCCGCGGTAGTTCTCCACGAAGTAATCCGGTTTGACCAGTTTGCCGATGTCGTGGAAATAGGCCGAAACACGGCACTGGGTGGGGTTGGCCCCGATGGCCTCGGCCGCGGCTTCGGCCAGGTTGGCGACGTTGAGGCTGTGGTGGTAGGTTCCCGGGGCCTCCTCCTTGAGCCGTTGCAGCAGTGGGTGGTTGAGGTCGGTCATTTCCAACCAGGAGATGTCGGTGATGCGGTCGAAGAGCCACTCCAGCACGGGGAGGGCGGTGCCGACCAGGATCGAGGTGGTGACGCCGAGGGCGATGGCCCAGACACCCTGGACGACAAGGAAGACCAGAGAAGGATCATGAAGCCAGCCAATGAGCAGGGCGCAGCCCAGGCCGACCAGGCCGACCCCGACGCCGGCCATGAGCAGGTCGGAGCGGCGGCGTATGCGTTGAGTCAGGTAGGCGGCGGCGAAACCGGTCAGAAGGGAACTGAGGGATAGTTCCGGTCCGGGGGCGAGATAGAGCGAGCCGAGCAGGGGGACAAGGAAGGCGGTGACGAAACCCGCGCTGGGCGAGATCAGGATGGTGATGAGCATCGGGGCCACGGCGGAGGGCACGAGGAGGGCGGGGATGCTCTTTTCGAAAACAATCAATTGGTCCGAGTAGACGACCAGTACCTTGTTGAGGAGAAGGTTGGTCACGGTGCAGAGGAACATCAGAAGCAGGAGGTAATTGTTTTGCCAGACCTCACGGGCGGCCAGTTTGACCACGACCATGGCGATGATGAGGGCCAGCACGCCGAGGGTGACGATTTCCACCGTGGGCATGGTGCCGTGCCAGTGGCCGATGCGCACGATGGCGGCCAGGACCAACCCGAGGATGACCAGGCGCACCAGGCCGTTGTTTTCCATGGCCTGTTTCCAGCCCGGCAGGTCGGACGTGGCCCGTTCCTTGCCGCAGGAAAGACCTTCGCGTACCAGGGCCTGTTTTTTGAACCAATTGAACATGAAAGCAACCAGCCCCGCCGGGGCCGGGAAAATCAGAGCGTCATGCTCGTGGTTTTGACCCCACGGTGCATTTTATAGGCGTCGACGATGGCGGCCACCAGCGGGTGGCGGACAATGTCGATTTCTTCAAATTTGATCATCCCGATGCCGGGCACGCCGTGCAACGCCTGGACCGCTTCCACCAGACCGGATTTTTTGCTGTGCGGCAGGTCGACTTGGGTGGGGTCGCCCGTGACCACGCATTTGGAATTTTGTCCCAGACGGGTCAGGAACATGAACATCTGCTCGGTGGTGGTGTTCTGGGCTTCGTCAAGGATGACGAAGGCGTTGGCCAGGGTGCGTCCACGCATGTAGGCCAGCGGGGCGATTTCAATGACCCCGCGGTCCATGGCCTTCTGGATTTCCTCCATGTCCATCATGTCGTAGAGGGCATCGTAGAGCGGCCGGAGGTAGGGGAAGATTTTTTCCTGGAGGTCGCCGGGCAGATAACCGAGGGCTTCGCCGGCTTCGACCGCCGGGCGGGTGAGGATGATGCGGGAGATCTGTTCCGTGCGAAGGGCGGCCACGGCCATGGCCATGGCCAGAAACGTTTT includes these proteins:
- the ybeY gene encoding rRNA maturation RNase YbeY, encoding MLLARRLPSGLDHIAVVFLSPAAMARVHGEFLGDPTPTDVITFEHGEILVCPAVAERQRRAEGLELHDEVLTYILHGLLHLCGLDDQQERDFARMRREQQRLLDKVRGLKQPGPPGR
- a CDS encoding HDIG domain-containing protein, encoding MFNWFKKQALVREGLSCGKERATSDLPGWKQAMENNGLVRLVILGLVLAAIVRIGHWHGTMPTVEIVTLGVLALIIAMVVVKLAAREVWQNNYLLLLMFLCTVTNLLLNKVLVVYSDQLIVFEKSIPALLVPSAVAPMLITILISPSAGFVTAFLVPLLGSLYLAPGPELSLSSLLTGFAAAYLTQRIRRRSDLLMAGVGVGLVGLGCALLIGWLHDPSLVFLVVQGVWAIALGVTTSILVGTALPVLEWLFDRITDISWLEMTDLNHPLLQRLKEEAPGTYHHSLNVANLAEAAAEAIGANPTQCRVSAYFHDIGKLVKPDYFVENYRGEGDPHKLLNPSMSALIIISHVKEGVNLARKYRLRQPVIDVIQEHHGTSIVYYFYKRALQQKQDALEGGKILKLREEDVPEVTEASFRYPGPVPQCRESAILSLADALESASRSLKNPTTQRLESLVNDIVKARVEEGQLAASNLTFNELAIVTEAFIETLKNMLHARIEYPRDRKAREGPDYDARPAEKPPTASLPAAAAE
- a CDS encoding PhoH family protein; amino-acid sequence: MSSSQTLNFENARALSNLYVGKTALLKKAEEELGVKITSRDSWLKVEGTKKGVESTKELFRQLHLAHQNGIRIREHEYNYALKAVSTGKGEELEQLWAYRVTLSPKKAPLTPKTFSQMAYLEDIKNYDLTFGIGAAGTGKTFLAMAMAVAALRTEQISRIILTRPAVEAGEALGYLPGDLQEKIFPYLRPLYDALYDMMDMEEIQKAMDRGVIEIAPLAYMRGRTLANAFVILDEAQNTTTEQMFMFLTRLGQNSKCVVTGDPTQVDLPHSKKSGLVEAVQALHGVPGIGMIKFEEIDIVRHPLVAAIVDAYKMHRGVKTTSMTL